In Planktothrix sp. FACHB-1365, the genomic stretch ACTGCAATTCCCGACGATCCATTTAACAATAAAAACGGAAGTTGGGCAGGTAAAACCGTTGGTTCCTGTTGAGAATTATCGAAATTACTAATAAAATTAACCGTCGCTTCCCCAACTTGAGACAGTAACCCTTCATGCCCAATAGCAGCCAGACGGGTTTCGGTGTAACGCATGGCGGCGGGGGGGTCATTATCCACCGACCCGAAATTGCCATGACCCGCTAACAAGGGATAACGACTAGAAAACTCCTGAACCAGTCGCACCAAAGCATCATAAACCGATTGATCCCCATGGGGATGATATTTCCCCAGAACATCCCCAACTACCCGGGCGCATTTGCGGTAAGGTCGGTCTGGCGTTAACCCTAACTCGTGCATCGCGTACATAATCCGACGATGAACCGGTTTCAACCCATCCCGGACATCTGGCAACGCCCGTCCAACGATCACACTCATGGCGTATTCGAGGTACGACTGTTGCATCTCCGTATGAAGCGATGTCGCGATTACTTTCCCAGAAAAGAGGTTTAACTGTTTAGCCATGAGTTTAGGTGAGTCTACAGCGATAGGGTTCTGATCTTAGATTATGGATTATGTCGTGACAGGGTGTTTCCATCATCATGATCTAACAAGGGTCTACCAATCTCCTTGCTGTTTTGAGGATAACGAATTGCGATCAATTTGAGGAGTCAATCAAGTTTTGTATAGCAGTGATAAGTTCTGCCGTTCTAATGGATGGTTATAGCAGGAGTAGATTTGTCCTTAGCGCTTTTCGGATGTTGCGACCTTAAACAGTTGGAACATAGAGTTTGGGAAAGTAGCGCTCGACAACATCAGTAGGAAATCCTAAGCGGACAGCACCCTTGGGAGTATCTGAAACTAAAAGACCCACCTCAACTAATTTCTTGAGCACTGTTCTAGCTTGTCGCTCTTTGTAACCTGTGATTGTAGCAGCTTGACCCCGCTCAAAAGAACCAGAATACAGGGCTTCCTTCAGTAAAGCAAAAGAACCTTTAAGTAACCGTCCGGCTCGAATTTCCTCCTCAACATAGAGTTGAATGCGATTTAAGAGTTGGGAGGGTTCTAGCAGTGAACTCATGAATGTCACTTGGTCGATACAAGTTTCTAAAAAGAACTGACAAAACTTCTGCAAACCAGTCGCCGTTAAATTTCCACGACCGTCTAAATCGTTCCACCGTTGCTTGTCGGTCCCCATCAATAAATCTCGATATAAATTAGCATTTCTGGCTAAACCACGAGAGACAGACCATAAACTACTGCCTACCCCAATTTGCCTTAAGAAAGCATGAGAAAACAGCCGTGTCACGCGACCATTACCATCAAAGAAAGGATGAATCCACAGCAGCCGATGATGAGAAGCAGCCACAGCAATGACTTGCTGAATTAAAGATAAACGTATGGGATTATAGGCTTCTTCAAAACGCCGTAAAAAACGTGGAATTGCTGGAGCACTAAT encodes the following:
- a CDS encoding Fic family protein, coding for MSSFTEFSESVSLMEPMLPSVGNQLLDDLATELIAVSRALKAQVTPNVALSLGELVRSMNCYYSNLIEGHNTHPRDIDRALANDFSNEPKKRSLQLEAKAHIEVQRMIDNREEKDFAVVTTDYLIWIHREFCQRLSSELLYVEDPQGNKRVEVKPGELRTGDVSVGYHVPISAPAIPRFLRRFEEAYNPIRLSLIQQVIAVAASHHRLLWIHPFFDGNGRVTRLFSHAFLRQIGVGSSLWSVSRGLARNANLYRDLLMGTDKQRWNDLDGRGNLTATGLQKFCQFFLETCIDQVTFMSSLLEPSQLLNRIQLYVEEEIRAGRLLKGSFALLKEALYSGSFERGQAATITGYKERQARTVLKKLVEVGLLVSDTPKGAVRLGFPTDVVERYFPKLYVPTV